One Tetrapisispora phaffii CBS 4417 chromosome 3, complete genome DNA segment encodes these proteins:
- the QCR10 gene encoding ubiquinol--cytochrome-c reductase subunit 10 (similar to Saccharomyces cerevisiae QCR10 (YHR001W-A); ancestral locus Anc_2.520) yields the protein MINYISKAAFKKSPHFGRLSFGNLINYSPNLLLWGGAWAASIAVFTEGWPLFQDAFYKKIPYFGQHWIVEIPPEDKQH from the coding sequence ATGATAAATTACATCTCTAAAGCCGCTTTCAAGAAAAGTCCACATTTCGGTAGATTAAGTTTTGgaaatttaataaactaTTCTCCAAACCTATTGCTATGGGGTGGGGCTTGGGCTGCATCTATTGCTGTTTTCACTGAAGGTTGGCCACTTTTCCAAGATGCCTTCTACAAAAAGATTCCATATTTTGGTCAACATTGGATTGTAGAAATTCCACCAGAAGACAAGCAACACTaa
- the CTF18 gene encoding Ctf18p (similar to Saccharomyces cerevisiae CTF18 (YMR078C); ancestral locus Anc_2.492) produces the protein MDNNGLEFTLNLENSILFQQPDNTSKKEIGSKNDNDAKMSTTQANDVDKLFFNSISGVKIELKRKENIKDSIKQGLFENENSKIWKNDDTYGININELHDRIESNRHSEEKFNLVKEDKDVQHGKLQAKKGTSTLWVEKWKPRKFIELVGNEATNRRVLFWLRQWTPVVFKETLPINHKILNSKKGKDYNDTVQFEDPFHRPFKKILLIHGTPGIGKTSVAHIIAKQQGYTVNEINASDERSGTFVKEKIHNDLFSNTFENKPICLIADEIDGSIENGFIKVLLDILRNDKIATNYYLSNLEKINRRSKTDKEASQIRKKLKHLLMRPIICICNNLYSSSLEKLRPFCEIIPFKKPSEKAIIERLSYILEKESTNKHEGQIDVELLKTIIDSSQNDLRNCINNLQFFCLDRNTNRGTGNISKDFKSSWFKVVNEIFQKDSQISNKLQMKNLMKTLEVQGGMDKIISGCFSMYLQVKYTDNGLLKPSKISDWLYFNDAIDHSLYNSGISNGGELQRYNSAVALKFFDFFSDIGNKNDIRIKSHDFEVKQLIKGNNEIVKLLLSRIATNNPSLSTFVNKKSLIFDILPILDSLVSYDLSSMHNSITKNKIYDNLIETINSYQLLLNKSSIANILSTHNFSNVNENSKDNYLGSLDMNRQILALDPPINKIVLFDPKSALNVTNKRPYTLNLLLAKIEETKAKKRHRDMVMSQSSHLNEAKYKKQKQDVAVVSSAESTTSSTSTVDFFKSQYNLMTKKNEKELGRNSTSNELTNANVNSSGEQHIRIWVKYKEGFSNAVRKNVNWNNFWE, from the coding sequence ATGGATAATAATGGTTTGGAATTTACTTTAAACCTGGAAAATAGTATTCTGTTTCAACAACCTGATAACACATcgaaaaaagaaattggatcaaaaaatgataatgatgcCAAAATGAGTACAACACAAGCAAATGATGTGGACAAACTATTCTTTAATAGCATTAGTGGTGTAAAAATAGAATTGAAGCGAAAAGAGAATATAAAAGACTCTATTAAACAAGGTTTATTTGAGaatgaaaattcaaaaatttggAAGAATGATGATACATATGGTATTAACATTAACGAACTACATGATAGAATAGAGTCTAACAGACATTCAGAAGAGAAATTCAATTTAGTtaaagaagataaagaCGTTCAGCATGGAAAATTACAAGCGAAGAAAGGTACATCCACTTTATGGgttgaaaaatggaaacCTCGAAAATTTATTGAGTTAGTGGGAAATGAAGCGACAAATAGAAGAGTTTTATTTTGGCTACGACAATGGACTCCTGTGgtttttaaagaaacatTACCAATAAATCATAAAATTCTAAATAGTAAAAAGGGAAAAGACTATAATGATACTGTACAATTTGAGGATCCATTCCACAGAcctttcaaaaaaattcttttaatcCACGGTACACCTGGTATTGGTAAAACATCTGTAGCACATATTATCGCAAAACAACAAGGTTATACAGTAAACGAAATAAATGCAAGTGATGAAAGATCTGGAACGTTCgtcaaagaaaaaatccATAACGATCTATTCTCTAAtacttttgaaaacaaGCCTATTTGTTTGATTGCAGATGAAATTGATGGTTCTATTGAAAATGGGTTTATTAAAGTGTTATTAGATATCTTAAGGAACGATAAAATAGCTACAAACTATTATCTTTCGAATTTGGAGAAAATTAACAGAAGAAGCAAAACCGACAAGGAAGCGAGTCAgattagaaaaaaattgaagcatttattaatgagacctattatttgtatttgtaataatttgtATTCGTCCAGCTTAGAGAAACTTAGACCGTTTTGTGAAATAATTCCATTTAAGAAACCTAGTGAAAAGGCTATAATAGAGAGGCTGTCATACATTTTGGAAAAGGAATCTACTAATAAGCATGAAGGACAAATTGATGTCGAACTATTAAAAACTATAATTGATTCATCTCAAAATGATTTAAGAAATTGTATAAACAATTTACAATTCTTTTGTCTCGATAGAAACACAAATAGAGGTACTGGCAATATATCGaaagattttaaatcatCTTGGTTCAAAGTtgtaaatgaaatttttcagaaaGATTCTCAGATATCTAACAAGttacaaatgaaaaatttaatgaagaCATTGGAGGTCCAAGGAGGTATGgacaaaattattagtgGCTGTTTTTCAATGTATCTACAAGTTAAATACACTGATAATGGGTTGCTGAAGCcatcaaaaatatcagattggttatattttaatgacGCAATTGACCattctttatataattctGGAATCAGCAATGGTGGGGAGTTACAGCGATATAACTCTGCTGTGgctttaaaattttttgattttttcaGTGATATTGggaataaaaatgatataagAATCAAGAGCCATGATTTTGAAGTAAAGCAACTAATTAAAGGCAACAATGAAAtagttaaattattattatctagAATTGCTACAAACAACCCATCGCTATCAacttttgtaaataaaaagtCACTGATTTTTGACATACTGCCGATTCTAGATTCACTTGTGTCGTATGATCTATCAAGTATGCATAACTCTATCaccaaaaataaaatatatgataatCTTATTGAGACAATTAATAGttatcaattattattaaacaaatcGTCAATTGCAAATATTTTGTCGACAcacaatttttcaaatgtCAATGAAAATAGTAAAGATAATTATTTAGGTTCACTTGACATGAATAGGCAAATATTAGCTTTAGATCCACccattaataaaatagttttatttgatCCAAAGTCAGCTCTAAATGTTACTAATAAGAGACCATATACGCTAAACCTACTTCTAGCAAAGATTGAGGAGACAAAAGCGAAAAAGAGACATCGTGATATGGTAATGAGTCAATCTTCGCATTTGAATGAAGCCAAATACAAAAAGCAGAAACAAGATGTTGCAGTTGTTTCTTCAGCGGAGAGCACAACTTCAAGTACTAGCACAGTTGACTTTTTTAAATCACAATACAATTTAATGACgaagaaaaatgaaaaggaGCTTGGTAGGAATTCTACGTCGAATGAATTAACCAACGCAAATGTTAATAGTAGTGGGGAGCAACACATTCGTATATGggtaaaatataaagaaggTTTTTCAAATGCAGTGAGGAAGAATGTTAATTGGAATAATTTTTGGGAATAA
- the TPHA0C04110 gene encoding uncharacterized protein (similar to Saccharomyces cerevisiae YKR005C; ancestral locus Anc_2.515) has protein sequence MEFCLLQNFNKNVGKCKFCITVDKNHFNDIDNCECIKYLNNIYSFHCHKTGSNPERTINTFNDLDDHESDDGGNELSYMIFNDIFENNVVYRKPLIFELKSYIHEYLKFMEKSYEKMYKFENYHYSSSIPTPFTKIYETIKHPLTSYQAITILTNITFPLIKTIETTLNLTSTDCTLINSYCYTTIPTTLWSTILSTSLKTETYDKIKCFKFYTTIDDTITSTYTKTFYNYYYDTTTETEVEENTILKYKNQMSTIIETNIEDVYTTVFVGKKTITDFNKIVVYTTETSTDILKNTNTNILTVTKTIGGPVVTKTTTMTSTTTDIDVKKTVTTETTTKIKKKKLVTVSTKWKSRTITQYSTTLTTTTLTI, from the coding sequence ATGgaattttgtttattacaaaattttaataaaaatgttgGAAAGTGTAAATTCTGCATTACAGTTGATAAAAATCACTTTAATGATATAGACAATTGTGAATGTATAAAATActtaaacaatatttattcatttcaCTGTCATAAGACGGGAAGTAATCCGGAACGTACTATAAATACTTTCAATGATTTAGATGATCATGAGTCAGATGATGGGGGAAATGAATTAAGTTATATGATATTcaatgatatatttgaaaataatgtcGTGTACAGGAAAccattaatttttgaactGAAATCTTATATTCATGAGTATTTAAAATTCATGGAAAAAAGTTATGAAAAAATGTATAAATTCGAAAATTATCACTATTCATCATCGATTCCAACTCCgtttacaaaaatatatgaaacAATCAAACATCCCTTAACCTCTTATCAAGCAATTACAATCTTAACAAACATCACATTTCCGTTAATTAAAACTATTGAAACCACATTGAACTTGACATCGACTGATTGTactttaattaattcatACTGCTATACAACTATACCCACTACACTGTGGAGCACCATATTATCAACTTCTCTAAAAACTGAGACATAtgataaaatcaaatgCTTTAAATTTTACACGACAATTGATGATACAATAACTAGTACTTACACCAAGACTTtttacaattattattatgataCTACAACGGAAACTGAAGTAGAAGAAAATAcgattttaaaatataaaaatcaaatgTCAACCATTATTGAAACTAATATTGAAGATGTTTATACAACTGTATTTGTAggaaaaaaaacaataactgattttaataaaattgtgGTATATACAACAGAGACATCCACtgatatattgaaaaatacaaatactAATATTCTGACTGTAACAAAAACTATTGGCGGTCCTGTTGTCACCAAGACGACAACTATGACATCGACCACTACTGACATAGATGTTAAAAAAACAGTCACAACGGAGACTActacaaaaataaagaagaaaaagttaGTGACTGTATCAACAAAATGGAAATCCAGAACAATTACACAGTATAGCACAACTCTCACTACAACAACACTTACCATTTAG
- the ECM4 gene encoding S-glutathionyl-(chloro)hydroquinone reductase (similar to Saccharomyces cerevisiae ECM4 (YKR076W); ancestral locus Anc_5.667) — protein MSKQWASKDDGAFKRQVSSFRENICHEHPIYKPAKGRYWLYVSLACPWAHRTLITRALKGLIPIIGVSIVHWHMDEKGWRFLTSEDQEVPFDINKASTINGGIETTNLNEYTPTGHIANDSSRPMIDGTIEPLYIYKRLSDLYYKSNPDYSARFTVPVLWDKETQTIVNNESAEILRMFNSGVFDEFVEDKSSIVVKDLYPTKLQKDIDELNTWIYDNINNGVYKSGFSEKQEVYEKEVTNVFFHLDKVERILHENYKNLETKYGKAEVSKHLDEYFLLNNTLTEVDVRLYTTIVRFDPIYVQHFKCNFTTIRAGYPFIHKWLKNLYWNYDAFGKTTDFNHIKLHYSRSHPRINPLGITPLGPKPDILQMNE, from the coding sequence atgtcaAAACAATGGGCTTCCAAAGATGATGGTGCATTCAAGAGACAGGTTTCTTCTTTTAGAGAGAATATCTGTCATGAGCATCCAATTTATAAACCAGCTAAAGGTAGATATTGGTTATATGTTTCCTTGGCATGTCCATGGGCTCATAGAACATTGATTACAAGAGCATTGAAAGGTTTGATTCCAATTATTGGTGTCAGTATTGTTCATTGGCATATGGATGAGAAGGGATGGAGATTCTTAACAAGTGAAGATCAAGAAGTTCCTTTCGATATTAATAAGGCATCTACTATAAATGGTGGTATAGAGACtacaaatttaaatgaatatactCCAACAGGTCATATTGCAAATGACAGTTCAAGACCAATGATCGATGGAACGATTGAACCactttatatttataagaGATTAAGCGATCTTTACTACAAAAGTAATCCTGATTACTCTGCAAGATTTACTGTTCCAGTTTTATGGGATAAAGAGACACAAACAATCGTGAACAATGAAAGTGctgaaattttaagaatGTTCAACTCTGGTGTTTTTGATGAGTTCGTGGAAGATAAATCTTCTATTGTAGTAAAAGATTTGTATCCTACAAAGTTACAAaaagatattgatgaattgaaCACATGGATTTATGACAATATAAATAACGGTGTATATAAATCAGGGTTTTCTGAAAAACAAGAGGTTTATGAGAAAGAAGTAACAAATGTGTTTTTTCACCTTGACAAAGTCGAAAGGATATTGCAtgaaaattacaaaaactTGGAAACAAAATATGGAAAAGCAGAAGTTTCAAAACATCTGGATGAATATTTCCTCCTAAATAATACTTTAACCGAAGTTGATGTCAGATTATACACAACAATTGTAAGATTTGATCCAATTTACGTTCAACATTTCAAATGTAATTTTACTACAATTAGAGCAGGCTACCCATTTATTCATAAATggttgaaaaatttatattgGAATTATGATGCTTTTGGTAAAACTACTGATTTCAATCATATTAAATTACATTATTCTCGTTCTCATCCAAGAATTAATCCACTTGGTATAACTCCATTAGGACCAAAACCTGACATTTTACAAATGAATGAATaa
- the APM3 gene encoding Apm3p (similar to Saccharomyces cerevisiae APM3 (YBR288C); ancestral locus Anc_2.522) — MYISIYITDINNVLVFEQLLNPVAPSFNELWSKLQNLYPDISGDNNDKATCSSIFSNDKYINCRLGKNLELYRYCSNVNKLYFWCLVSGRLNSKEQLYPFVIMEELEQSLMTYFEKEELTITKLVNNYDRISLILYWLFDGGEPTVGKRYNNWIKHNIPSKYDFSKVINNTAHNIQIALQKSQKQQSNFPYQDMNFDSNVAVPWRMRNVDHVNNELYLDLVESIHVVLETKKRKSSYANSTMKIVTGNIIGKALVKSVLNGNPIVEMKIDMAGNDLESIFLHECVKSKDVDKDQEFENTKLIKFLPPDGSFKLFDYNINLNTTENTKKEFNAFNNRLGLVTASFEDGIGMKNDEFQLTLNISNSTKVQSIQNLQIEIIFLPKFQRSEEDLFNSSKNEANDDSINKEGINNLSKNNSDLGKVDYKIKMLRSSHGRFENSLSPNKCSWIFDKETNVGITPVLTGCVEYTDKNPNKKMILSHILLNYSYNGELASGMKIQSLEIQSGLKAGKGKSLFKGVKYSTTIEELKLRSRKI, encoded by the coding sequence ATGTATATTTCCATTTATATCACTGATATTAATAACGTTTTAGTGTTTGAGCAATTATTGAACCCTGTTGCTCCAAGTTTTAATGAACTATGGTCCAAATTGCAAAATTTATATCCAGATATATCTGGGGATAATAACGACAAAGCTACTTGCTCTTCTATTTTCtcaaatgataaatatattaactGCAGGTTAGGTAAGAATTTGGAACTCTACAGATATTGTTCCAACGTGAATAAATTATACTTTTGGTGTTTAGTATCTGGTAGGTTGAATTCAAAGGAGCAATTGTATCCATTTGTTATAATGGAAGAATTAGAACAAAGTTTAATGACTTActttgaaaaagaagaattgaCAATAACTAAATTAGTCAATAACTACGATAGAATATCacttatattatattgGCTATTTGATGGAGGTGAGCCGACAGTAGGGAAAAGGTACAATAATTGGATTAAACATAATATTCCAAGCAAATATGACTTCTCAAAAGTTATCAATAATACAGCAcataatattcaaatcGCTCTTCAAAAATCTCAAAAACAGCAGTCTAATTTTCCCTATCAAGATATGAACTTTGATAGTAATGTTGCTGTACCATGGAGAATGAGAAATGTTGATCATGTTAATAACGAATTATATCTTGATCTAGTAGAATCTATACACGTTGTATTGGAAACGAAAAAGAGGAAAAGTAGCTACGCAAACTCGACTATGAAGATTGTCACGGGTAATATTATTGGTAAAGCTTTGGTGAAAAGTGTTCTAAATGGTAATCCAATTGTTGAAATGAAAATTGATATGGCTGGGAATGATTTagaatcaatatttttacatGAATGTGTGAAATCAAAGGATGTTGATAAAGATcaagaatttgaaaatactaaattaattaaatttttaccGCCTGACGGGAGTTTTAAActttttgattataatattaatttaaatacaaCTGAAAATACTAAAAAGGAATTCAATgcatttaataatagaCTGGGTCTTGTAACTGCATCTTTCGAAGATGGCATAGGCATGAAGAATGATGAATTTCAGTTGACTTTAAATATTAGTAATTCAACTAAAGTTCAATCAATTCAAAATCTCCAAATAGAGATTATCTTTTTACCTAAATTTCAAAGATCagaagaagatttattCAATTCGAGCAAAAATGAAGCCAATGATGATTCGATAAATAAAGAAGGaatcaataatttatcCAAGAACAATTCTGATTTAGGGAAAGTGGATTATAAGATTAAAATGTTAAGATCATCACATGGTAGGTTCGAAAATTCTCTTTCACCTAATAAATGTTCCTGgatttttgataaagaGACAAATGTTGGAATTACTCCAGTTTTGACAGGTTGTGTTGAATATACTGATAAAAATCCTAATAAAAAGATGATTCTAAGTCATATCTTATTAAACTACTCTTATAATGGAGAATTAGCTAGCGGTATGAAAATACAATCATTAGAAATACAGTCAGGACTTAAAGCTGGGAAGGGcaaatcattatttaaaggtGTTAAGTATTCTACAACTATCGAAGAATTAAAACTAAGGAGTCGAAAGATTTAG
- the VPS20 gene encoding ESCRT-III subunit protein VPS20 (similar to Saccharomyces cerevisiae VPS20 (YMR077C); ancestral locus Anc_2.492a) has translation MGQKGSRPQITQTDKAILELKRSKDNIHKFTKRTEQLINDERQTLKVLIKENPVDYKQNTKIRFLLKRIHYQEDLVQKASDQLTNLENMVSNIEFKIIEKRFVDGLKSGNEILKKMNREFGDVNNLMDDVQNQIDYQNEIDNVLSTSIVGINNYEDEVDKELEHLEQEVNPSAKEVERLPSIVNVANLKENNNIEEKLNEMPDSKREKIAILDS, from the coding sequence ATGGGGCAAAAAGGGAGCAGGCCACAGATCACTCAAACTGATAAAGCTATTCTGGAATTAAAAAGATCAAAGGATAATATTCATAAATTCACAAAAAGAACAGAGCAACTTATTAACGATGAACGACAAACATTGAAAGTTCTTATAAAGGAGAATCCTGTTGATTACAaacaaaatacaaaaatacGTTTTCTATTAAAAAGAATCCATTATCAGGAAGATTTAGTGCAGAAAGCTTCTGAtcaattaacaaatttggaaaatatgGTATCAAATAtagaattcaaaataatagaGAAACGGTTTGTAGATGGATTAAAATCCGGTAAcgaaatattaaaaaaaatgaatagaGAATTTGGCGATGTCAATAACCTCATGGATGATGTACAAAACCAAATAGACTACCAAAATGAGATTGATAACGTTTTATCTACTTCTATTGTAGGTATAAACAACTATGAGGATGAAGTGGATAAGGAATTGGAGCATTTAGAGCAAGAAGTTAACCCATCTGCAAAAGAAGTAGAGAGACTCCCTTCTATTGTAAACGTTGCAAACTTAAAGGAGAATAACAATATTGAGgagaaattaaatgaaatgcCAGACTCgaaaagagaaaaaattgCAATTCTTGACAGTTAA
- the MET14 gene encoding adenylyl-sulfate kinase (similar to Saccharomyces cerevisiae MET14 (YKL001C); ancestral locus Anc_2.510): MATNITWHPNLTYDERKQLRNQDGCTIWLTGLSASGKSTIACALEQKLLNKKLSAYRLDGDNIRFGLNKDLGFTEEDRNENIRRISEVSRLFADACTISISSFISPYKADRNRARELHKEAGLKFIEVFVDVPLDIAEKRDPKGLYKKAREGIIKEFTGISAPYEAPESPELHLKTHLKSVEECADDIYNYLVKELIIPA; encoded by the coding sequence atggCAACTAATATCACTTGGCATCCAAATTTGACTTATGATGAAAGGAAGCAACTAAGAAATCAAGATGGTTGTACTATTTGGTTAACTGGTTTAAGTGCCTCTGGTAAAAGTACCATTGCATGTGCTTTGGagcaaaaattattgaataaaaaattatctgCTTATAGATTAGATGGTGATAATATAAGATTTGGATTGAACAAAGATTTGGGTTTCACTGAAGAGGATAggaatgaaaatattcGTAGAATTAGTGAAGTTTCGAGACTATTTGCAGATGCTTGTActatttcaatttcttcatttatCTCACCATATAAAGCTGATAGAAATAGAGCCAGAGAACTACATAAAGAAGCTGGTTTGAAATTCATTGAAGTATTCGTTGACGTTCCCTTAGATATAGCTGAAAAAAGAGATCCTAAAGGACTATATAAGAAAGCAAGAGAAGGTATTATCAAAGAATTTACAGGGATATCTGCTCCATACGAGGCCCCGGAATCTCCAGAATTACACTTAAAAACTCATTTGAAATCAGTTGAAGAATGTGCtgatgatatttataaCTATTTGGTTAAAGAATTGATCATTCCAgcttaa